The proteins below come from a single Streptomyces sp. B3I8 genomic window:
- a CDS encoding prenyltransferase/squalene oxidase repeat-containing protein: protein MHAGARALWDVQRPDGVFDYGAEGWTSVLATVGAVSALHCADPVRSASLVEKGVEWLCRNQAADGGWSTIPHTPTEAGPTAVAAATLQQLAPERAGEAVRAARSWLEDFGGLEAIPHREMAAVCRRFYARAGWLDPEDLPRLPLELAAFPRLFRELLDFRAPLVAAAALAQARSRPQGPVRRVLNRVGTPPALRLIRQIYEHEGMTGEFSEDPWAAGLTCEALSRSGAAPDLVASTVEWLRSKANPDGSWNMMPLDLTWSVYAVEGLVEAGYSADPRLALSRSLFHDRQQERPFTAFGCPAGFWGWSSPHGWPAAVETAEITSALACMPEGGKDEHVARGVAWLLAQQDGRGSWSLCVRNTRVDNCGPCPHTTAQALVALLNAGVPADGRVVRAAVRWLLAGGRPDGSFDSVWYRSYTSGTSVVLEALVKAGAGGHPVARRAAEWLVRTQRPDGSWSTGDGITPGTVEETAWAVCALLAGRRGTDDEAVRRGVVWLLAQGTDGRWPQAPVSEFIRGASRFPNGGLTNGLALRALAAFLDAYGHRAV, encoded by the coding sequence ATGCACGCCGGAGCGCGTGCTCTTTGGGATGTGCAGCGGCCCGACGGGGTTTTCGACTACGGGGCGGAGGGATGGACCTCGGTCCTGGCCACAGTGGGTGCCGTCTCCGCGCTGCACTGTGCCGATCCCGTGCGGTCCGCGAGCCTTGTCGAAAAGGGCGTGGAGTGGCTGTGCCGCAACCAGGCCGCCGACGGCGGCTGGAGCACCATTCCCCACACGCCGACCGAAGCCGGTCCCACCGCGGTCGCCGCCGCGACCTTGCAGCAGCTCGCGCCGGAGCGGGCGGGCGAGGCTGTCCGTGCGGCGCGGTCGTGGCTCGAGGATTTCGGCGGGCTGGAAGCGATTCCTCATCGGGAGATGGCTGCGGTGTGCCGGCGGTTCTACGCCCGTGCCGGCTGGCTCGACCCCGAGGACCTTCCGCGGCTTCCTCTGGAACTCGCCGCCTTTCCCCGGCTGTTCCGTGAGCTGCTCGACTTCCGCGCCCCTCTCGTCGCCGCCGCGGCGCTCGCCCAGGCCCGTAGTCGTCCGCAGGGCCCGGTGCGGCGGGTGCTCAACCGGGTGGGCACGCCCCCCGCGCTGCGGCTGATCCGGCAGATCTATGAACACGAGGGGATGACGGGGGAGTTCAGCGAGGATCCCTGGGCGGCCGGCCTGACGTGCGAGGCACTGTCACGCTCCGGTGCGGCACCGGATCTGGTGGCGTCGACTGTGGAATGGCTGCGGTCGAAGGCGAATCCGGACGGTTCGTGGAACATGATGCCGCTGGATCTGACATGGTCGGTCTATGCCGTCGAGGGCCTGGTGGAGGCCGGTTACAGCGCCGACCCACGGCTGGCTTTGTCCCGGTCGCTGTTCCACGACCGTCAGCAGGAAAGGCCTTTCACCGCTTTCGGCTGTCCGGCGGGTTTCTGGGGCTGGTCCTCGCCTCATGGCTGGCCGGCCGCGGTGGAGACCGCCGAGATCACGTCCGCGCTGGCGTGCATGCCGGAGGGAGGCAAGGACGAGCACGTCGCCCGTGGTGTGGCGTGGCTGCTCGCGCAGCAGGATGGCCGGGGATCGTGGAGTCTGTGTGTCCGTAACACCAGGGTCGACAACTGCGGCCCCTGCCCGCACACCACGGCCCAGGCCCTGGTCGCGCTGCTGAACGCGGGAGTGCCCGCGGACGGCCGGGTCGTGCGGGCGGCGGTGCGCTGGCTGCTGGCCGGCGGGCGTCCGGACGGCTCGTTCGACTCGGTGTGGTACCGCAGTTACACCTCCGGTACGTCGGTGGTGCTGGAGGCGCTGGTGAAGGCGGGGGCCGGCGGGCATCCCGTCGCCCGGCGGGCCGCGGAGTGGCTGGTGCGCACCCAGCGTCCGGACGGTTCGTGGAGTACCGGGGACGGGATCACGCCGGGAACGGTGGAGGAGACTGCGTGGGCGGTGTGCGCCCTGCTGGCCGGCCGGCGCGGCACGGATGACGAGGCGGTCCGCCGGGGTGTCGTCTGGCTGCTCGCGCAGGGAACCGACGGCCGGTGGCCGCAGGCACCGGTCAGCGAGTTCATCCGTGGCGCATCACGCTTCCCGAACGGCGGACTGACCAACGGCCTCGCGCTGCGCGCCCTCGCGGCCTTCCTCGACGCTTACGGGCACCGGGCCGTCTGA
- a CDS encoding TauD/TfdA family dioxygenase, producing MTNDGTRFEVRPMSGALGAEVRGVPLDRMTETDFAAVRELLLEHLVLFFPDAAGLAPEAHKEFGRWFGDLEVHPFLPKLPGHDELVVLDSERGAKADVWHTDVTFSSSPPIASVLQLVESPPAGGDTMWSNQYLAYEAVSAPLREMLDGLTAVHVFEHPSMPYRGEAEHPVVRTHPETGRRSLYVNRLFTRRITQLAPGESDALLRYLFELSESPQRVCRYRWQPGAIAMWDNRATQHYAVNDYTGRRVGWRVTILGDKPEGEEPRWPHWSAGTEGDSAEKSR from the coding sequence ATGACGAACGACGGGACCCGGTTCGAGGTCCGCCCGATGTCCGGCGCACTCGGCGCCGAGGTGCGCGGGGTGCCGCTCGACCGGATGACGGAGACGGATTTCGCGGCCGTGCGCGAACTGCTGTTGGAGCACCTGGTGTTGTTCTTCCCGGACGCGGCGGGGCTGGCTCCCGAGGCGCACAAGGAGTTCGGCCGCTGGTTCGGCGACTTGGAGGTGCACCCCTTCCTGCCCAAGCTGCCCGGGCACGACGAACTCGTGGTACTCGACTCGGAGCGCGGTGCGAAGGCCGACGTCTGGCACACCGACGTGACGTTCTCCTCCTCTCCACCGATCGCGTCGGTGCTGCAGCTCGTCGAGTCTCCGCCGGCCGGCGGGGACACGATGTGGAGCAACCAGTACCTGGCATACGAGGCGGTGTCCGCGCCTCTGCGGGAGATGCTCGACGGGCTCACCGCGGTGCACGTCTTCGAGCACCCGTCCATGCCGTACCGCGGTGAGGCGGAGCATCCGGTGGTCCGCACGCACCCGGAGACCGGCCGCCGGTCCCTGTACGTCAACCGGCTGTTCACCCGGCGCATAACGCAACTGGCACCCGGTGAGAGCGACGCGCTGCTGCGGTACCTGTTCGAACTCTCCGAGAGCCCGCAACGGGTCTGCCGTTACCGCTGGCAGCCGGGCGCGATCGCGATGTGGGACAACCGGGCCACCCAGCATTACGCGGTCAACGACTACACGGGCCGCCGGGTCGGCTGGCGGGTGACGATCCTGGGCGACAAGCCGGAGGGCGAGGAGCCGCGTTGGCCACACTGGTCGGCCGGAACGGAGGGTGACAGCGCCGAGAAGTCACGGTGA
- a CDS encoding polyprenyl synthetase family protein: protein MTAEAVAARTAVREVTLSPAARALRRELDVRWPAGGDRMHEIARYALLAPGKLLRPLLLVTSAEATGGSRNEVVPAALAVEYLHVASLIHDDVIDGDDLRRGQDSVHALYGVPDAIATGDALLFRVFSAVAECAALGVPDTAVLGAVRVLAEAGEDLCRGQVQEAELAAAWPGEGGLDDYREMASLKTGALLRAACRAGALLSGGSPEETEAVTVFAGHLGLAFQMYDDLLPYLADPAVTGKPGTSDAANLRPTFPVLLAHQAGGPDDRRRLEQVLGGGLTPEGTFAVLREVVVATGALDLARTQAYAEIAQARAALAPLPRGDAHGLLSVIADLTVRRDR from the coding sequence ATGACCGCCGAGGCCGTGGCGGCGCGGACGGCGGTGCGGGAGGTCACGCTGTCCCCGGCGGCCAGGGCGCTGCGCCGGGAGCTCGACGTCCGCTGGCCGGCCGGCGGGGACCGGATGCACGAGATCGCCCGCTACGCGCTTCTCGCCCCCGGCAAGCTGCTGCGGCCGCTGTTGCTGGTGACCTCCGCCGAGGCGACCGGTGGTTCGCGCAACGAGGTGGTCCCGGCGGCGCTGGCCGTGGAGTACCTGCACGTCGCCTCGCTGATCCACGACGACGTCATCGACGGTGACGACCTGCGGCGCGGCCAGGACTCCGTGCACGCGCTGTACGGTGTGCCGGACGCGATCGCCACCGGGGACGCACTGCTGTTCCGGGTGTTCTCGGCGGTCGCCGAGTGTGCCGCGCTCGGGGTGCCGGACACTGCTGTGCTGGGCGCGGTCCGGGTGCTGGCGGAGGCCGGCGAGGACCTGTGCCGGGGACAGGTCCAGGAGGCGGAGCTGGCCGCCGCGTGGCCCGGCGAGGGCGGCCTGGACGACTACCGGGAGATGGCCTCGCTGAAGACCGGGGCCCTGCTTCGGGCCGCCTGCCGGGCCGGTGCGCTGCTCAGCGGCGGCTCGCCGGAGGAGACCGAGGCGGTCACCGTCTTCGCCGGCCACTTGGGGCTGGCCTTCCAGATGTACGACGACCTGCTGCCGTATCTCGCGGACCCGGCCGTCACCGGCAAGCCCGGCACGAGCGACGCCGCCAATCTGCGTCCGACCTTCCCGGTGCTGCTCGCCCATCAGGCCGGCGGCCCGGACGACAGGCGCCGTCTGGAGCAGGTCCTCGGCGGCGGGCTCACTCCGGAGGGAACCTTCGCCGTGCTGCGCGAGGTGGTCGTCGCGACCGGCGCCCTCGACCTCGCCCGGACCCAGGCGTACGCCGAGATCGCGCAGGCGAGGGCGGCGCTGGCCCCGTTGCCCCGCGGCGACGCGCACGGGCTGCTCTCGGTGATCGCGGACCTCACCGTGCGCCGGGACCGCTAG
- a CDS encoding NAD(P)/FAD-dependent oxidoreductase: MNVDVVVCGAGVGGLAAACALGRLGLRVLLLEKQPRPRPVAKGEVFQPGSLRVLGDWGVSGLLGRAGALRLDRLVARDQDGTARMTLDYRRLPVDGNWLLAHDYPAILRAFTEALPPSVELRRGVLADELVRCPDGRVTGVRLTEDGSLRTVTAALVVAADGISSRLRRAAGIDLDRREYPHRLVAMELTGAPEAEADFSAYVTARGLRLRYPLPGGRIRLYAQAGPGELRGAGPGELDRWAAALVRDTPALAPLADAIHEALPRRQTLPVVRALAPRLTVPGLALVGDCGHVVHPMAAQGMNSAVADADRLAAVLRECGDLTAASVDRALLAYGRARHADLVQVGRTSHNAARMVTDLSWTGRLLGRRALRYTGANERIRYTVMHNMAGLGAHPLTPLDRLHQIGLLPDPRARQRPAWA; the protein is encoded by the coding sequence ATGAACGTGGATGTGGTGGTGTGCGGCGCGGGCGTCGGTGGCCTGGCGGCGGCCTGCGCGCTGGGACGGCTGGGCCTGCGCGTGCTGTTGCTGGAGAAGCAGCCCCGGCCCCGGCCGGTGGCCAAGGGCGAGGTCTTCCAGCCCGGTTCGCTGCGGGTGCTGGGCGACTGGGGTGTGTCCGGGCTGCTGGGGCGGGCGGGCGCGCTGCGCCTGGACCGGCTGGTCGCCCGTGACCAGGACGGCACCGCGCGGATGACGCTGGACTACCGGCGGCTGCCCGTCGACGGGAACTGGCTGCTGGCGCACGACTACCCGGCCATCCTGCGCGCGTTCACCGAGGCGTTGCCGCCCTCCGTCGAGCTGCGCCGCGGCGTGCTCGCCGACGAACTGGTCCGGTGCCCCGACGGCCGGGTCACGGGCGTACGGCTGACCGAGGACGGCTCACTGCGCACCGTGACGGCGGCGCTGGTGGTGGCTGCCGACGGGATCTCCTCCCGGCTGCGGCGGGCGGCCGGGATCGACTTGGACCGGCGGGAGTATCCGCACCGGCTGGTCGCCATGGAACTGACCGGCGCACCGGAGGCCGAGGCCGATTTCTCGGCGTACGTCACCGCGCGCGGGCTGCGGTTGCGGTATCCGCTTCCGGGCGGCCGGATCCGGCTGTACGCGCAGGCCGGTCCCGGGGAGTTGCGCGGGGCGGGGCCGGGTGAGCTGGACCGCTGGGCCGCCGCGCTGGTCCGGGACACACCGGCGCTGGCCCCGCTGGCGGACGCGATCCACGAGGCCCTGCCGCGGCGTCAGACCCTGCCGGTCGTCCGGGCGCTGGCGCCCCGCCTGACCGTGCCGGGACTGGCGCTGGTCGGTGACTGCGGGCATGTCGTGCATCCGATGGCGGCTCAGGGCATGAACAGTGCCGTCGCCGACGCCGATCGCCTGGCCGCGGTGCTGCGGGAGTGCGGCGACCTGACGGCCGCGTCCGTGGACCGGGCACTGCTCGCGTACGGGCGGGCCCGCCACGCCGACCTCGTACAGGTGGGGCGGACCAGCCACAACGCCGCACGGATGGTGACCGACCTGTCGTGGACAGGCCGGCTGCTGGGTCGGCGTGCCCTGCGATACACGGGTGCCAACGAGCGGATCCGTTACACGGTCATGCACAACATGGCCGGGCTCGGAGCCCATCCGCTGACCCCGCTGGACCGGCTGCATCAGATCGGGCTGCTGCCGGATCCGAGGGCCCGGCAGCGACCTGCGTGGGCGTGA
- a CDS encoding MATE family efflux transporter, with protein MPIPLTTLLRDSRALATLAVPLALTQLAQVALTTTDTVMMGLMSAEALAGGGLALVIFNQLRTMGVGMVTAVGNQVSAASARTEEDEELTHETREEVRDIVRAALALATLSGVVGAVLILLIGQAVALLGQDPEVVDTAWPVLLALAPGLIPCLWFQAIRQFTVGMRRPQALLRITVASVAVNAALDWGLLHGTWILPELGLPGIGVSTSLVYTLTCLALHGAARRDPRLAPLLDVRIWKARPATLRKLTGLGLPIAATYGSEAGFFSVVALIIGTFGSAALAAHTAVNQLIYIVFQTAVGLSHAASLNVSRELALNRTTAARRIKNTALACAAAVMAVVGVVYLTVPALVLRPFLDPSAPEGNSATDIATNLLLIAAVLQFFDCAQNIGVGLLRGLDDTRSGFRVTLVGYWLIGLPAAWLLGHLAGLGTVGVWLGLLTGLAATAALLLRRYDRALSHRAAAEPAVA; from the coding sequence ATGCCCATACCGCTCACCACCCTCCTCCGCGACAGCCGCGCCCTGGCGACCCTGGCCGTCCCGCTCGCCCTGACCCAGCTCGCCCAGGTGGCTCTGACCACCACCGACACGGTGATGATGGGCCTGATGAGCGCCGAGGCCCTGGCCGGCGGCGGCCTGGCGCTGGTCATCTTCAACCAGCTGCGCACCATGGGCGTCGGCATGGTCACAGCCGTCGGCAACCAGGTCTCGGCCGCCTCCGCCCGCACCGAAGAGGACGAGGAACTCACCCACGAGACCAGGGAAGAGGTCCGGGACATCGTCCGCGCCGCGCTGGCGCTGGCCACCCTGTCCGGCGTCGTGGGCGCGGTCCTCATCCTGCTGATCGGGCAGGCCGTCGCCTTACTGGGCCAGGACCCCGAGGTCGTCGACACGGCCTGGCCGGTGTTACTGGCACTTGCGCCCGGCCTGATCCCCTGCCTGTGGTTCCAGGCGATACGGCAGTTCACGGTCGGCATGCGCCGCCCGCAGGCCCTGCTCCGGATCACCGTCGCCTCTGTTGCCGTGAACGCGGCCCTCGACTGGGGCCTGCTGCACGGGACCTGGATCCTGCCGGAACTGGGCCTGCCCGGCATCGGCGTCTCGACCTCACTCGTGTACACACTGACCTGCCTGGCGCTCCACGGCGCGGCCCGCCGTGACCCCCGGCTGGCCCCGCTGCTGGACGTCCGGATCTGGAAGGCCCGCCCGGCCACCCTGCGCAAGCTCACCGGCCTGGGCCTGCCCATCGCCGCGACCTACGGCTCCGAGGCCGGCTTCTTCTCCGTCGTCGCCCTGATCATCGGCACCTTCGGCAGCGCCGCCTTGGCCGCGCACACAGCCGTCAACCAGCTCATCTACATCGTCTTCCAGACGGCCGTCGGCCTGTCCCACGCCGCGTCCCTCAACGTCAGCAGGGAACTCGCACTGAACCGGACGACGGCGGCCCGACGCATCAAGAACACCGCGCTGGCGTGCGCGGCGGCAGTGATGGCGGTGGTCGGCGTCGTCTACCTCACCGTCCCTGCGTTGGTGCTGCGCCCCTTCCTCGACCCGTCGGCGCCCGAAGGGAACAGCGCGACGGACATCGCCACGAACCTCCTCCTGATCGCGGCGGTGCTGCAGTTCTTCGACTGCGCCCAGAACATCGGCGTCGGCCTGCTGCGCGGTCTCGACGACACCAGGAGCGGCTTCCGTGTCACCCTTGTCGGTTACTGGCTGATCGGCCTGCCCGCCGCCTGGCTGCTCGGCCACCTTGCCGGTCTGGGGACCGTCGGTGTCTGGCTCGGCCTCCTCACCGGCCTCGCCGCGACCGCCGCGCTTCTGCTGCGCCGCTACGATCGGGCCCTGTCCCATCGCGCCGCCGCAGAGCCGGCCGTCGCTTGA
- a CDS encoding UbiA family prenyltransferase, translating into MQTWRPYTTSYPALLGLAGAAWAGGAGVRRPVVAAAAAALGWLSGHYLGDWFDRGLDAIGKPQRPIPSGRLSADAALAGGVACAAASAVLVVTANWAVLPLFLIAMAGIVGYSRVFKKRGLSGNVSRGALTALAVVIGAMIARPAPPWSLLPVAAGLLLHDTASNLVGTVRDVDGDRTGGYRSVPVRHGVRRAVRLALALYAGGLALVASSAGWAPRDAAGQVSLLTVAAGCGTAAFVPLLRSGPVIDARSALRAHEVLVAERLVLAAAVLAGARGSVTATAVLVPVLLFSLVTQKLMRAGHEFPPAPAVLVRKDPAA; encoded by the coding sequence GTGCAGACCTGGCGTCCGTACACGACCAGCTACCCTGCCCTGCTCGGGCTGGCCGGTGCCGCCTGGGCCGGGGGCGCCGGTGTGCGGCGGCCGGTGGTCGCCGCGGCCGCGGCGGCGTTGGGCTGGCTTTCCGGGCATTATCTGGGTGACTGGTTCGACCGGGGGCTGGACGCGATCGGCAAGCCGCAGCGGCCGATCCCCTCCGGACGGCTGTCGGCGGACGCGGCGCTCGCGGGCGGGGTCGCGTGCGCGGCGGCCAGTGCCGTCCTGGTGGTGACCGCCAACTGGGCCGTCCTGCCGCTGTTCCTGATCGCGATGGCCGGCATCGTCGGCTACAGCCGGGTCTTCAAGAAGCGCGGCCTGTCCGGGAACGTGTCCCGGGGCGCGCTGACCGCCCTCGCCGTCGTGATCGGCGCGATGATCGCACGGCCTGCGCCGCCCTGGTCGCTGCTGCCGGTGGCTGCCGGACTCCTGCTGCACGACACCGCGTCGAACCTGGTCGGCACCGTACGGGACGTGGACGGCGACCGGACCGGCGGATACCGGTCCGTGCCGGTGCGGCACGGCGTGCGGCGCGCGGTCCGGCTGGCCCTCGCCCTGTACGCGGGCGGGCTGGCGCTGGTCGCCTCGTCCGCCGGATGGGCTCCGCGCGACGCGGCCGGGCAGGTGTCTCTGCTCACCGTGGCCGCGGGCTGCGGCACGGCCGCGTTCGTACCGCTGCTGCGGTCGGGTCCGGTGATCGACGCCCGGTCCGCGCTGCGGGCCCACGAGGTGCTGGTCGCGGAGCGGCTGGTGCTGGCCGCCGCCGTCCTCGCCGGTGCCCGGGGGTCGGTGACGGCCACCGCCGTCCTGGTGCCGGTTCTGCTGTTCTCCCTGGTCACCCAGAAGCTGATGCGTGCGGGCCACGAGTTCCCGCCCGCCCCGGCCGTCCTCGTGAGAAAGGATCCCGCGGCGTGA
- a CDS encoding aminotransferase class I/II-fold pyridoxal phosphate-dependent enzyme has protein sequence MDPAIYELSLNENHSALLPGVARAVREASERVNLTLDALATGLTEELARRLGLPPARVVAGPGSGALLQQFLTAHAGPGTEVLYAWPSFEMYPLLIRNARAEPVAVPLTGQKHDLAAMAAAVTDRTKVVLLCNPNNPTGEVLGHNRLRDFVTALPPHVLVLVDEAYREFAGPGELADAMALAGGDERIAVVRTFSKSHGLLGLRVGHLAGAETVVGPLRRMTPFFRVSTVAQAAAMAALEAENAMRERCAEVARERDRVRAGLLDLGLEVPPSGANFLWLRLGERNKAFVDHLAAHGVVVREIAGAGVRVSTGTPEANDAVLALAEDFVAKECTAQEGTAQEGPAPECAG, from the coding sequence GTGGATCCGGCAATCTACGAACTCTCTCTCAACGAAAACCATTCGGCACTGTTACCGGGAGTGGCCCGGGCGGTCCGCGAGGCGAGTGAGCGCGTCAACCTCACCCTCGACGCGCTCGCCACCGGGCTCACCGAGGAACTGGCGCGCCGGCTCGGCCTGCCGCCTGCCCGGGTCGTGGCGGGCCCGGGGTCGGGCGCGCTGCTCCAGCAGTTCCTGACCGCGCACGCCGGGCCTGGCACCGAGGTGCTGTACGCCTGGCCGTCGTTCGAGATGTATCCACTCCTGATCCGCAACGCCCGCGCCGAACCGGTCGCGGTGCCGCTGACCGGTCAGAAGCACGACCTGGCCGCCATGGCCGCCGCCGTGACGGACCGTACCAAGGTGGTGCTGCTGTGCAACCCGAACAACCCGACGGGCGAGGTGCTCGGGCACAACCGGTTGAGGGACTTCGTGACCGCGCTGCCGCCGCACGTGCTGGTGCTGGTCGACGAGGCGTACCGCGAGTTCGCCGGTCCCGGCGAACTCGCCGACGCCATGGCGCTGGCGGGAGGTGACGAACGGATCGCGGTCGTGCGGACGTTCTCCAAGTCGCACGGGCTGCTCGGACTGCGGGTCGGCCATCTGGCCGGTGCGGAGACGGTGGTCGGGCCGCTGCGGAGGATGACGCCGTTCTTCCGGGTGAGCACCGTCGCGCAGGCCGCCGCGATGGCCGCGTTGGAGGCCGAGAACGCGATGCGGGAGCGATGTGCCGAGGTCGCCCGGGAGCGGGACCGGGTCCGGGCCGGGTTGCTGGACCTGGGACTGGAGGTGCCACCCAGCGGTGCCAACTTCCTCTGGCTGCGGCTCGGTGAGCGGAACAAGGCGTTCGTGGATCATCTGGCGGCCCATGGTGTGGTGGTGCGTGAGATCGCGGGCGCGGGCGTGCGGGTGAGCACCGGGACCCCCGAGGCCAACGACGCCGTTCTGGCGCTCGCCGAGGATTTCGTCGCGAAGGAGTGCACCGCTCAGGAGGGCACCGCTCAGGAGGGCCCGGCGCCGGAGTGTGCCGGATGA
- a CDS encoding prenyltransferase/squalene oxidase repeat-containing protein yields the protein MTTPLLVDEVSDAIDAAAGTLFAAQRPDGVFDYGAPASTLGTVGAVGALHFGDPEGSADLIARGATWLARTQGEDGGWSMVPGQVSEAGPTALATAVLHLVAPRTAADRVRAGREWTRRHGGLEAIPNPEVVDWCRQFFAYAGWLDPRDMPRFPIEPALLPALYRRLFDLRMPTVSASALAEARHRPPTGFRRLPARWAGPRALSVVRQVYEHGGATGSWYEDPWVTGLIVTGLARAEVGRDMVEGAVRWLRAQENTDEQGVVEGSWSTGPPDLTSSVYATRGLLAAGYGDEPRLKPVKALLLKLQRHEPFAAFGSPPGFWGRPGTLGTGEAVSVLARLPGTDQADAVRRGVTWLTLQQDSRGSWGSCVRNTRVADSGPCPHLTAKALDALLDSGVPADDRRVRRGLRWLAKAQRPEGSYESVWFRMHTAGTSAVLQTFARVGLADAPAAVRARRWLERTRRDDGSWSTGDPADAGTVEETSWALAGLLAAGAHPRELLPGVRWLLAARLPDGGWPAAPVNEYVRHVSRCRMPALTQGLALRALAHYRQESTR from the coding sequence GTGACCACTCCCCTGCTCGTGGACGAGGTCTCCGATGCGATCGACGCGGCCGCCGGCACGCTGTTCGCGGCGCAACGGCCGGACGGCGTGTTCGACTACGGGGCGCCGGCGTCGACACTGGGCACCGTCGGTGCGGTGGGTGCACTGCACTTCGGCGATCCCGAAGGCTCCGCGGACCTCATCGCGCGGGGCGCCACATGGCTGGCGCGGACCCAGGGCGAGGACGGCGGCTGGAGCATGGTGCCGGGCCAGGTGTCCGAGGCGGGCCCGACGGCGCTCGCGACCGCCGTGCTCCACCTCGTCGCGCCGCGGACGGCGGCGGACCGGGTCCGGGCCGGACGGGAGTGGACGCGGCGGCACGGCGGGCTGGAAGCGATCCCGAACCCCGAGGTCGTGGACTGGTGCCGCCAGTTCTTCGCGTACGCCGGGTGGCTCGACCCGCGGGACATGCCCCGCTTCCCGATCGAACCGGCCCTGCTGCCGGCCCTGTACCGGCGACTGTTCGACCTGCGCATGCCGACGGTGTCGGCGTCGGCCCTGGCCGAGGCCCGGCACCGGCCGCCGACCGGCTTCCGGCGCCTGCCGGCCCGCTGGGCCGGCCCGCGCGCGCTGTCCGTGGTCCGCCAGGTGTACGAGCACGGGGGCGCCACCGGCAGCTGGTACGAGGACCCCTGGGTGACGGGGCTGATCGTCACGGGGCTGGCTCGCGCCGAGGTCGGCCGGGACATGGTCGAGGGCGCGGTGCGGTGGCTGCGGGCCCAGGAGAACACGGACGAACAGGGCGTTGTGGAGGGGTCGTGGAGCACCGGCCCGCCGGACTTGACCTCGTCCGTGTACGCCACGCGCGGTCTGCTCGCCGCGGGCTACGGCGACGAACCCCGGCTGAAGCCGGTGAAGGCGCTGCTGCTGAAGCTGCAGCGGCACGAACCGTTCGCCGCCTTCGGCAGCCCGCCCGGCTTCTGGGGCCGGCCGGGAACGCTGGGCACTGGCGAGGCCGTCTCGGTGCTGGCCCGGCTCCCCGGTACCGATCAGGCCGACGCCGTCCGCCGGGGCGTCACCTGGCTCACGCTGCAGCAGGACAGCCGCGGTTCGTGGGGTTCGTGCGTACGCAACACCCGGGTCGCCGACAGCGGCCCCTGCCCGCACCTGACCGCCAAGGCGCTGGACGCGCTGCTGGACTCGGGCGTGCCCGCGGACGACCGGCGGGTACGGCGGGGGCTGCGCTGGCTGGCCAAGGCGCAAAGACCCGAAGGGAGTTACGAGTCGGTCTGGTTCCGGATGCACACCGCCGGCACCTCGGCGGTGCTGCAGACCTTCGCCCGGGTCGGTCTCGCGGACGCCCCCGCCGCCGTACGCGCCCGGCGGTGGCTGGAACGGACGCGGCGCGACGACGGCTCCTGGAGCACCGGCGATCCGGCCGACGCGGGCACGGTCGAGGAGACGTCGTGGGCGCTGGCCGGCCTGCTGGCCGCCGGGGCGCACCCGCGAGAACTGCTGCCCGGCGTGCGGTGGCTGCTGGCGGCCCGGTTGCCGGACGGCGGATGGCCGGCCGCGCCGGTCAACGAATACGTGCGGCACGTGTCGCGCTGTCGCATGCCGGCGCTCACCCAGGGCCTCGCGCTGCGGGCGCTGGCCCACTACCGGCAGGAGAGCACCCGATGA
- a CDS encoding sulfotransferase family protein, with product MKSSFIDRARSLLVNSSRLRRNERRSPVSLRVIGAGIGRTGTFSLHLGLSVLLGQKCYHMLEVTQRPEHVPPWEQAFAEGSPSSGWESLFDGYGAAVGGPTSAFWRELQSVFPEALVVLSARDTDEWWRSFSQTVVPVLERHLAHPEHADARIIELGRLTTVEHLTTAWSDESAAKAAYEAHNDEVRSHVPADRLVDWSPADGWGPLCRALDVPVPEEPFPHRNTTAELRAMAEL from the coding sequence GTGAAATCGTCATTCATTGACAGAGCAAGGTCGCTTCTCGTAAATTCCAGCCGACTGCGCCGAAACGAACGGAGATCGCCAGTGTCATTACGAGTCATCGGAGCAGGAATCGGACGCACCGGTACATTCTCTCTCCATCTCGGCCTGAGCGTACTGCTGGGCCAGAAGTGCTACCACATGCTTGAGGTGACCCAGCGCCCCGAGCATGTCCCGCCGTGGGAACAAGCCTTCGCGGAAGGAAGCCCCTCGTCCGGCTGGGAGAGTCTTTTCGACGGTTACGGTGCCGCGGTCGGCGGCCCGACGTCGGCGTTCTGGCGTGAGCTGCAGAGCGTATTCCCGGAGGCGCTCGTGGTGCTTTCGGCCCGTGACACCGACGAATGGTGGCGCAGTTTTTCGCAGACGGTTGTCCCCGTGCTGGAGCGGCACCTGGCGCACCCGGAGCACGCGGACGCGCGGATCATCGAACTGGGCCGCCTCACGACTGTCGAGCATCTGACGACCGCGTGGTCCGACGAGAGCGCCGCCAAAGCCGCCTATGAAGCGCACAACGACGAGGTGCGCTCGCACGTGCCGGCCGACCGGCTGGTCGACTGGTCCCCCGCCGACGGATGGGGGCCACTGTGCCGCGCCCTGGACGTACCGGTGCCCGAGGAACCGTTCCCGCACCGCAACACCACGGCGGAGCTGCGGGCCATGGCAGAGCTGTGA